A stretch of the Taeniopygia guttata chromosome 3, bTaeGut7.mat, whole genome shotgun sequence genome encodes the following:
- the POLR3F gene encoding DNA-directed RNA polymerase III subunit RPC6 has product MAEVKVKPEVPDPMDIESRIIELCHQFPHGITDQVIQNDMPHMEAQQRAVAINRLLSMGQLDLLRSSAGLLYRIKDSQNASKMKGSDNQEKLVYQIIEDAGNKGIWSRDIRYKSNLPLTEINKILKNLESKKLIKAVKSVAASKKKVYMLYNLQPDRSVTGGAWYSDQDFESEFVEVLNQQCFKFLQSKAEAARDSKQNPMIQRNSSFASSHEVWKYICELGISKVELSMEDIETILNTLIYDGKVEMTIIAAKEGTVGSVDGQMRLYRAVSPLIQPTGLVRTPCGLCPVFDDCHEGGEISPSNCIYMTEWLEF; this is encoded by the exons ATGGCGGAGGTGAAGGTGAAGCCGGAGGTGCCCGATCCCATGGACATCGAGAGCAG GATCATTGAGCTGTGCCACCAGTTCCCCCATGGCATCACGGACCAGGTGATCCAGAATGACATGCCTCACATGGAAGCCCAGCAGAGAGCTGTGGCCATCAACAGGCTGCTCTCCATG GGGCAGCTGGACCTTCTGAGGAGCAGTGCAGGTCTCCTGTACAGAATCAAAGATTCCCAAAATGCAAG TAAAATGAAAGGTTCTGACAATCAAGAGAAGCTGGTTTACCAAATCATAGAGGACGCAGGCAACAAAG GTATTTGGAGCAGGGACATTAGGTACAAAAGCAATCTGCCTTTAACAGAGATCAACAAGATACTGAAAAACTTGGAAAGCAAGAAACTAATTAAAGCAGTTAAATCTGTGGCA GCATCCAAGAAGAAGGTCTATATGCTGTACAACCTGCAGCCCGATCGCTCTGTCACTGGGGGGGCCTGGTACAGTGACCAGGACTTCGAGTCTGAGTTTGTGGAGGTGTTAAACCAACAGTGTTTTAAGTTTCTGCAGAGTAAG gcagaggcagctcGAGACAGCAAACAGAACCCCATGATACAGAGGAACAGCTCGTTTGCCTCATCCCATGAGGTGTGGAAATACATCTGTGAACTGGGCATCAGTAAG GTAGAGTTATCAATGGAAGACATTGAGACCATCTTGAATACTCTGATCTATGATGGCAAAGTGGAGATGACCATTATTGCTGCCAAGGAGGGGACAGTGGGCAGTGTGGATGGGCAGATGAGGCTGTACAGAGCTGTTAGTCCTCTCATCCAGCCCACTGGATTGGTCAGGACACCCTGTGGACTCTGCCCT GTTTTTGATGATTGTCATGAAGGTGGTGAGATTTCTCCATCAAACTGTATTTATATGACAGAGTGGTTGGAGttttaa